Proteins from a genomic interval of Lacticaseibacillus pabuli:
- a CDS encoding C69 family dipeptidase → MNYESACTSILVGKKASLDGTTMIARNDDTFLPLTPQRFYMHPAWKGEKDLHVKSPLNGFEADLPENGYRYGAVPNVDRDHLGDYEESGINEKNVAMSATESTYGNERTLAIDPLVKDGLDEDLIVNMTLPFIESARHGVEYLGQLIKQYGSPAGNSVLFSDKDNVWYMEIVTGHHWVAERIPDDAYAVAANQVAIQQVDFTDTDNFAWSEGIQEFVADNQLNPDKTGWNFRHIFGTMNEKDRHYNTPRVWYGHHILNPEIEADPESAELPFIMRTEHLISVEDIGEILGSHYNETKYDPMGHADDKDRLRYRPIGLNRTQNSHVLQVRDNVPEGLEGIMWLNLGYPAFSPYVPFYSNATDTDPSYSETPLKMDVDSNSAYWLFRSLSMLVESHYSKFVQQNRDYLTALHQDYRAFVHDTDAQAQELSGKDLTAFLTDANHKIVAHTAAKTKEQINSMIEQGIQLSQLTFNMDENL, encoded by the coding sequence ATGAATTACGAATCTGCTTGTACTTCCATTCTAGTGGGTAAAAAGGCTAGTTTGGACGGCACGACGATGATCGCCCGGAACGACGACACCTTCCTGCCACTCACACCGCAGCGCTTTTACATGCACCCCGCATGGAAGGGTGAAAAAGACCTGCACGTGAAGTCCCCACTGAACGGCTTCGAAGCTGATCTGCCTGAGAACGGCTACCGCTACGGCGCCGTTCCTAACGTCGACCGCGACCACCTGGGCGACTACGAGGAGAGCGGCATTAACGAAAAGAACGTTGCGATGAGTGCGACTGAAAGCACTTATGGTAACGAGCGCACCTTGGCCATCGATCCACTCGTCAAGGATGGGCTGGATGAAGACCTGATTGTTAACATGACGCTCCCATTTATCGAATCCGCTCGTCACGGGGTCGAATACTTGGGCCAGCTCATCAAACAATACGGTTCTCCAGCTGGTAACTCCGTGTTGTTCTCTGACAAGGACAACGTGTGGTACATGGAAATCGTCACGGGTCACCACTGGGTCGCTGAACGCATCCCCGATGACGCCTACGCGGTTGCGGCCAACCAGGTTGCGATTCAGCAGGTCGACTTCACCGACACCGACAACTTTGCCTGGAGTGAAGGCATCCAGGAATTTGTTGCCGACAACCAGCTCAACCCCGACAAGACTGGCTGGAACTTCCGCCACATCTTCGGGACGATGAACGAAAAGGACCGCCACTACAACACGCCACGTGTTTGGTATGGTCACCACATTCTGAACCCAGAAATCGAAGCAGATCCAGAATCTGCTGAACTGCCATTCATCATGCGCACCGAGCACCTCATTTCCGTTGAGGACATCGGTGAAATTCTGGGCAGTCACTACAACGAAACCAAGTACGATCCAATGGGCCACGCCGATGATAAAGACCGTCTGCGCTACCGGCCAATTGGTTTGAACCGGACACAGAATTCACACGTCCTACAGGTGCGTGACAACGTTCCTGAAGGCCTTGAAGGTATTATGTGGCTCAACCTGGGCTACCCCGCCTTCTCGCCTTACGTGCCATTCTACAGCAACGCCACGGACACTGACCCAAGCTACAGTGAGACACCTCTGAAGATGGACGTCGACAGTAACTCCGCTTACTGGCTGTTCCGCTCCCTCTCCATGCTGGTGGAAAGCCACTACAGCAAGTTCGTGCAGCAGAACAGGGACTACCTGACCGCCCTGCACCAGGACTACCGTGCCTTTGTACACGACACGGATGCTCAGGCACAGGAACTGAGCGGCAAGGACCTGACCGCCTTCTTGACAGACGCCAACCACAAGATTGTGGCGCACACGGCTGCCAAGACTAAGGAACAGATCAACTCAATGATTGAACAAGGAATCCAGCTCTCACAGCTGACGTTCAACATGGATGAAAATCTTTAG
- a CDS encoding single-stranded DNA-binding protein: MLNQVTITGHIVRDGELRNTNSEHPFVGFTIATSRRRSKDAEEHTAFVDCQIWGERGTKISPYITKGLLVGVSGHIETYVTENDGQKRYYTKVVVDDFVFLESAKTYSQRRSTQVQLDKSTTPDPFASPDAFAKTGAKADIADDDLPF, translated from the coding sequence ATGCTAAACCAAGTTACGATAACCGGTCACATTGTTCGGGACGGAGAGCTCAGAAACACAAATAGCGAGCATCCCTTTGTTGGATTTACAATCGCCACCAGTCGACGTAGGTCCAAAGATGCTGAAGAACATACTGCATTTGTTGATTGTCAGATTTGGGGTGAACGTGGCACTAAAATTTCCCCATATATCACAAAAGGCTTACTAGTTGGTGTCAGTGGTCACATTGAAACCTACGTCACTGAAAATGACGGCCAAAAGCGGTATTACACCAAGGTCGTGGTCGATGACTTTGTCTTTCTTGAATCCGCAAAGACCTATTCGCAGAGACGCTCGACGCAGGTTCAACTAGATAAAAGCACCACCCCTGACCCCTTCGCCTCCCCCGATGCCTTTGCGAAAACCGGTGCCAAAGCCGACATTGCCGACGATGATCTCCCCTTCTAA
- a CDS encoding glucose-6-phosphate isomerase, translating to MAHITFDSSKLNKFVHDNELGQMQALVTAADKELREGTGAGNDFRGFLDLPVNYDKDEFARIKAAAKRVQDNSEVFVAIGIGGSYLGARAAIDFLSHTFRNADPSRKMPEVYFAGNSISSSYLADLLDIIGDRDFSINCISKSGTTTEPSIAFRVLKEKLVKKYGKAEAAKRIYATTDRAKGALKVEADAEGYEEFVVPDDLGGRFSVLSAVGLLPIAVAGLDIDALMQGAADGRKDYSSDDINKNDAYKYAALRNILYRKGYTTELLENYEPTLQYLGEWWKQLMGESEGKDQKGIYPSSANFSTDLHSLGQYIQEGRRNLMETVVWVEQPNRDLKIPADAKNLDGLGYLEGKTMAEVNRKAYEGVVLAHTDGGVPVMTVSIPKQDAYTLGYLIYFFEAAVAVSGYLNGINPFNQPGVEEYKSNMFALLGRPGYEEKTAELNSRL from the coding sequence ATGGCTCACATTACGTTTGATTCATCTAAGCTCAACAAGTTCGTGCACGACAACGAACTTGGTCAGATGCAGGCCCTCGTCACAGCTGCTGACAAGGAACTGCGTGAAGGCACAGGTGCCGGTAACGACTTCCGTGGCTTCCTCGACCTGCCAGTTAACTACGATAAGGACGAATTCGCCCGTATCAAGGCTGCTGCTAAGCGCGTTCAGGATAACTCTGAAGTCTTTGTTGCTATTGGTATCGGTGGTTCATACCTCGGTGCCCGTGCGGCAATCGACTTCCTCAGCCACACCTTCCGCAACGCTGACCCATCCCGCAAGATGCCAGAAGTCTACTTTGCTGGTAACTCCATTTCCAGCAGCTACCTCGCTGACTTGCTCGACATCATCGGCGACCGCGACTTCTCGATTAACTGCATCAGCAAGTCTGGTACAACAACCGAACCTTCAATCGCATTCCGTGTATTGAAGGAAAAGCTGGTTAAGAAGTATGGTAAGGCTGAAGCTGCTAAGCGCATCTACGCCACAACCGACCGCGCCAAGGGTGCCCTCAAGGTTGAAGCCGATGCTGAAGGCTACGAAGAATTCGTTGTCCCAGATGATCTGGGCGGCCGTTTCTCCGTTCTCTCCGCTGTTGGTCTGCTCCCAATCGCCGTTGCCGGTCTCGACATCGACGCTTTGATGCAGGGTGCTGCTGATGGTCGTAAGGATTACAGCTCCGACGACATCAACAAGAACGACGCATACAAGTACGCTGCTCTTCGTAACATCCTTTACCGTAAGGGTTACACTACAGAATTGCTTGAAAACTACGAACCAACGCTCCAGTACCTTGGCGAATGGTGGAAGCAGCTTATGGGTGAATCAGAAGGTAAGGACCAGAAGGGTATCTACCCATCTTCCGCTAACTTCTCAACTGACCTGCACAGTCTTGGCCAGTACATCCAAGAAGGCCGTCGTAACCTTATGGAAACCGTCGTTTGGGTTGAACAGCCAAACCGCGACCTTAAGATTCCTGCAGACGCCAAGAACCTTGATGGCTTAGGCTACCTTGAAGGCAAGACCATGGCCGAAGTTAACCGCAAGGCCTACGAAGGTGTTGTACTTGCCCACACAGATGGTGGCGTGCCAGTTATGACCGTCTCCATTCCTAAGCAGGACGCCTACACCCTTGGCTACCTGATCTACTTCTTCGAAGCCGCTGTTGCGGTATCCGGCTACCTGAACGGGATTAACCCATTCAACCAGCCAGGTGTTGAAGAATACAAGTCCAACATGTTTGCACTTCTTGGCCGTCCTGGCTACGAAGAAAAGACTGCTGAACTGAACTCACGCCTGTAA
- a CDS encoding GRP family sugar transporter — MAILLALIPAIAWGSIGLVSGKLGGNEYQQTLGMTFGALIFGIGTMLVAHPTIDGHTWMFGILSGLFWALGQSNQFRTMKFIGVSMTVPMSTGLQLVANTLAGALLFHEWQNGRDVTLGVIALAVLILGSFYTSRREGKSPQQAEGRSEMAQGMQSLIISTIGYAGYTIVYTASHLDATAVVLPQSIGMVVGALLFAARHQPIAKATAKNILTGLIWGLGNVFMLISTKSVGLAVAFSFSQMGIVISTFGSIFLLGEHKTRKEMRWVTIGSLLVIAGGIILGVMKALN; from the coding sequence ATGGCTATCTTATTAGCACTCATTCCTGCCATTGCTTGGGGTTCGATTGGGCTTGTCAGTGGTAAGCTCGGCGGTAATGAGTACCAGCAAACACTTGGGATGACATTTGGGGCGTTGATCTTCGGGATTGGCACCATGTTGGTGGCACACCCAACCATCGATGGGCACACTTGGATGTTCGGTATCCTGTCCGGTTTATTCTGGGCATTAGGTCAGTCCAATCAGTTCCGGACGATGAAGTTTATCGGCGTGTCAATGACCGTGCCAATGTCGACGGGGTTGCAACTCGTTGCCAACACGCTGGCTGGTGCGCTGCTTTTCCACGAATGGCAAAACGGTCGTGATGTCACGCTTGGTGTCATCGCGTTGGCCGTCCTGATTCTGGGGTCCTTCTACACGTCTCGTCGCGAGGGTAAGAGTCCCCAGCAGGCTGAAGGTCGCTCCGAGATGGCACAGGGGATGCAGTCACTGATCATTTCCACCATTGGCTACGCGGGTTACACGATTGTCTACACCGCTTCACATTTGGACGCAACTGCGGTTGTGCTGCCACAAAGTATTGGGATGGTCGTGGGCGCCTTGCTCTTTGCCGCACGCCACCAGCCGATTGCTAAGGCAACAGCTAAGAACATTCTCACCGGGCTCATCTGGGGCTTGGGTAACGTGTTCATGCTTATCTCAACCAAGAGTGTCGGCTTGGCCGTGGCATTCTCCTTCTCACAGATGGGGATTGTCATTTCCACGTTCGGCAGTATCTTCTTACTTGGCGAACACAAAACGCGCAAGGAAATGCGATGGGTTACCATCGGGAGTCTGCTCGTGATTGCAGGCGGGATTATCCTCGGTGTGATGAAGGCATTAAATTAG
- a CDS encoding tagatose 1,6-diphosphate aldolase, whose product MAKKVITRGKFDKLQQLSNDKGVIAALAIDQRGSMKKMMKAADDKEGASYSLDQIYTFKELVSKELTKYASAILTDEELGFKAMTAKDPSSGLILSYEKTGYDVTTVGRFPELLHGESIDRLAAKGADAVKVLVYYNPHDKDEINNEKHAFVERLGNEARGADMPLFLEVVTYDDNIPDAKSFEYAQEKPALVLDSMKEFTKAKYGVDVLKAEVPVNWDFVEGHTAPGVKAAYTEAEAAKYFQQFNEVVDRPFIYLSAGVSAETFREELNFAGKSGNKFNGILCGRATWRDGIEVMAKDGEAGLTKWLQTTGKQNVEELNSILNTYAKPWYEWYGGLDNIDVVDPVVTK is encoded by the coding sequence ATGGCAAAAAAAGTCATCACACGTGGCAAGTTTGACAAGTTGCAACAGCTTTCTAACGACAAAGGCGTTATCGCGGCTCTCGCGATTGACCAGCGCGGTTCGATGAAGAAGATGATGAAGGCGGCTGATGATAAGGAAGGCGCTTCTTACAGCCTCGACCAAATCTACACTTTCAAGGAACTCGTTTCCAAGGAACTGACAAAGTACGCTTCCGCTATTCTGACCGATGAAGAGCTCGGTTTCAAAGCAATGACTGCCAAAGATCCTAGTTCTGGTTTGATTCTCTCCTACGAAAAGACCGGCTACGATGTTACGACTGTCGGCCGTTTCCCAGAACTGCTTCATGGTGAAAGCATTGACCGCCTGGCTGCTAAGGGCGCCGATGCCGTTAAGGTTCTTGTATACTACAATCCTCACGATAAGGATGAAATTAACAACGAGAAGCACGCATTCGTTGAACGCCTGGGCAACGAAGCCCGTGGCGCTGACATGCCTCTCTTCCTTGAAGTCGTAACCTACGACGACAACATTCCTGATGCCAAGAGTTTTGAATACGCACAGGAAAAGCCAGCCCTGGTTCTGGACTCCATGAAGGAATTCACCAAGGCAAAGTATGGTGTTGATGTCCTCAAGGCTGAAGTACCAGTCAACTGGGACTTCGTTGAAGGTCACACCGCACCTGGCGTCAAGGCAGCTTACACTGAAGCTGAAGCAGCTAAGTACTTCCAGCAGTTCAATGAAGTTGTTGACCGTCCATTCATCTACCTCTCCGCTGGTGTTTCTGCTGAAACATTCCGTGAAGAACTCAACTTTGCCGGCAAGTCTGGCAACAAGTTCAACGGTATCCTTTGTGGCCGTGCAACATGGCGCGATGGTATCGAAGTTATGGCCAAGGATGGCGAAGCCGGCTTGACCAAGTGGCTGCAGACAACTGGTAAGCAGAATGTTGAAGAACTCAACAGCATTCTCAATACCTACGCAAAGCCATGGTACGAATGGTACGGCGGTCTCGACAACATCGATGTTGTTGACCCAGTTGTTACCAAGTAA
- a CDS encoding VanZ family protein, protein MIFLGPLYQYLHTELAGRINHFPLIKLVVLSLDKTILYLLIFIVLRLLYRQLRGRHGHWGRELLILVFTGYILLLMFLTVFRGTYYYPWQLVFHWDRSLTQMNLRPLIETLKLSRGATMFDFYYQSLGNVAWFVPLGIMAPMIMQRGHKLGRTVLIGAALSLCIESLQFLLITGVTDIDDWIFNTVGALLGYTIYALFAAMFRPHRH, encoded by the coding sequence ATGATATTTCTTGGACCACTTTATCAATACCTACATACTGAGTTGGCGGGACGTATTAATCATTTTCCACTGATTAAGCTTGTCGTTTTAAGCTTGGATAAAACCATTTTGTACCTGCTAATTTTCATCGTGCTGCGGCTTCTGTACCGCCAGCTGCGGGGACGCCATGGCCACTGGGGTCGCGAGCTGCTGATTCTCGTGTTTACTGGCTACATCTTACTGCTGATGTTTTTGACCGTTTTCCGCGGAACCTATTACTATCCATGGCAACTGGTATTCCACTGGGACCGCTCGTTAACGCAGATGAACTTGCGGCCGCTGATTGAGACCTTGAAGTTATCCCGCGGTGCGACGATGTTTGATTTCTATTATCAGTCCCTGGGTAACGTCGCCTGGTTCGTGCCACTTGGTATCATGGCGCCAATGATTATGCAGCGGGGCCACAAACTTGGGCGGACCGTTCTGATCGGGGCGGCGTTATCACTGTGCATCGAGTCCTTGCAGTTTCTCCTGATCACTGGCGTCACGGATATTGACGATTGGATTTTCAATACAGTCGGTGCCCTGCTCGGGTACACAATCTACGCACTTTTTGCGGCAATGTTTAGACCACATCGCCACTAA
- a CDS encoding LTA synthase family protein, protein MANTSAHRISKRLRFILILLALIWAKTLIAYFFNFRLPSDNPLQFVIKLVNPIGTSLFLLSLSMYFRKPKRTFITAGIIYILLCVLLIANVLYYREFTDFMTISTVLGVSKVSQGLGATSISTLQPGDLVYFLDFILVGAFYLVVAARNVYRFLQHEPIKWPHPDWGEETQNPLQPLATTVAGLLIFMITMAVSELNRPQLLTRTFDRTYIVRYLGLAPFTVYDGLKTAQTSQVRAQASSGDMDKVLRYTQSHYAAPDAQYFGSEKGKNVIIIHLESFQQFLIGQKIKGKEVTPFLNSLIKNKNTLSFSNVFNQVGLGRTSDAENMLETSTFGLSGSSLFSTYGNDNTFQAAPAILHQTDGYTSAVMHGGNAEFWNRDSTYKSLGYNYFFSGNYYDHSTDMNTEFGIKDKLMFAESAKYLEHLQQPFYSKIITTSNHFPFSIDSEDSDFPDAGTDDVTVNNYFKTANYLDQSLREFFAYLKKSGLDKKSLVMIYGDHYGISDDRNKSLAPVLGKKASDWTSFDDAQLQRIPLIFYSPGLKGGQKDTYGGEIDVLPTLMHLLGVHTKKYVQFGTDLLSPNHDQVVAFRNRNFVTPDYTAIGSKYYLNASGQEVKPDVESLDVLKQDKAQVDNELTLSDLVATKNLLRFYTPTGFTPVDSHKYDYSYSLYEMLRTEKNAGNGSTSLYSERGDKSTSVLYKTNAPELSDDKTPITDYPSKVEDQTDVDSSSIAARLEEATSTSSSN, encoded by the coding sequence TTGGCCAACACATCAGCCCACAGGATTAGTAAACGCCTGCGGTTCATTTTAATATTGCTCGCACTTATTTGGGCGAAGACGCTGATCGCGTACTTCTTTAACTTCAGACTGCCTTCAGATAATCCTTTGCAGTTTGTCATTAAGCTCGTCAACCCAATCGGGACGAGTTTATTCCTATTATCCTTGAGCATGTACTTCCGCAAGCCGAAGCGCACCTTCATCACAGCAGGAATCATCTATATCCTGCTCTGCGTGCTGCTCATTGCGAACGTCCTTTACTATCGTGAATTCACCGATTTCATGACCATCTCCACCGTTCTCGGCGTGTCAAAGGTCTCCCAAGGCCTTGGTGCCACCAGTATTTCAACCCTGCAACCGGGCGACCTTGTCTACTTCCTCGACTTCATCTTAGTTGGGGCATTCTACCTCGTCGTTGCCGCGCGCAACGTTTACCGCTTTTTACAGCATGAGCCTATCAAGTGGCCCCACCCTGACTGGGGCGAAGAAACACAGAACCCGCTCCAGCCGCTCGCCACAACCGTCGCCGGCCTGCTAATTTTCATGATCACAATGGCAGTCAGCGAGCTCAACCGACCGCAGCTGCTCACACGAACCTTTGACCGGACCTACATCGTCCGTTATTTGGGACTTGCACCCTTTACCGTTTATGATGGCTTGAAGACCGCCCAGACGAGCCAAGTGCGGGCGCAGGCCAGCAGCGGTGATATGGATAAGGTACTGCGTTACACGCAATCCCACTATGCCGCACCTGATGCGCAATATTTTGGCTCTGAAAAGGGCAAGAACGTCATCATCATTCACCTGGAGAGCTTCCAGCAGTTCCTAATCGGTCAAAAGATTAAGGGCAAGGAAGTGACGCCGTTCCTGAACTCATTAATCAAGAACAAGAATACGCTCAGCTTCAGCAACGTATTCAACCAAGTTGGCCTTGGCCGCACTAGCGACGCCGAGAACATGCTTGAAACCAGCACCTTTGGCTTATCCGGCAGTTCCTTGTTTAGTACCTATGGCAATGACAACACCTTCCAGGCGGCCCCTGCCATTTTGCACCAAACTGATGGCTACACGAGTGCTGTCATGCATGGTGGCAATGCCGAATTCTGGAATCGTGACAGTACCTATAAGAGTTTGGGCTACAATTACTTCTTCTCCGGGAATTACTATGACCACTCAACGGACATGAACACCGAATTCGGGATTAAGGACAAGCTGATGTTTGCCGAAAGTGCCAAGTACCTCGAGCACTTGCAGCAGCCCTTTTACAGCAAAATCATCACGACGAGCAACCACTTCCCATTCAGTATCGACAGCGAAGATAGCGACTTCCCTGATGCCGGCACCGATGACGTCACGGTCAATAACTACTTTAAGACGGCCAACTATCTAGACCAGTCCCTCCGCGAGTTCTTTGCTTACCTCAAAAAGAGCGGTCTTGATAAGAAAAGCCTGGTCATGATTTATGGGGACCACTACGGGATTAGCGATGACCGCAACAAGAGCCTGGCGCCGGTGCTGGGCAAGAAGGCCAGCGACTGGACCAGTTTCGACGACGCCCAGTTGCAACGGATTCCGCTGATTTTCTATAGTCCTGGCCTTAAGGGCGGTCAAAAGGATACGTATGGCGGTGAAATTGACGTCTTGCCAACGCTGATGCACCTGCTGGGCGTTCACACCAAGAAGTACGTGCAGTTCGGGACCGACCTGTTGAGTCCCAACCACGACCAGGTAGTGGCATTCCGAAACCGCAACTTTGTCACCCCTGATTACACGGCGATTGGTAGTAAATATTACCTCAACGCCAGCGGTCAGGAAGTGAAACCGGACGTCGAATCTCTAGACGTCCTCAAACAGGATAAGGCACAGGTCGACAACGAGCTGACGCTGTCTGACCTAGTTGCCACAAAGAACCTCCTGCGATTCTACACGCCAACTGGCTTCACACCGGTGGACAGTCATAAGTACGACTACAGTTACAGCCTGTACGAGATGCTACGAACCGAAAAGAACGCTGGCAACGGGAGCACCAGTCTGTACTCAGAACGCGGCGATAAATCAACCTCCGTTCTCTACAAGACCAACGCCCCTGAACTGAGCGATGACAAGACCCCGATTACCGATTATCCAAGCAAAGTCGAAGATCAAACCGACGTCGATAGTTCAAGCATTGCGGCGCGACTCGAAGAAGCCACCAGCACATCATCCAGTAATTAA
- a CDS encoding GH25 family lysozyme: MIKIEIHGVDWSKYNSTHGDWGTSKDEFAIIQIGGINGNGTYSQATYAPQVKAVLAMGRRAHTYIWFEVGNSSAKSKTVLDKFLPQVKTPKGSIIALDWEAGASAGYKSGNTAVVLAALKRIKAAGYTPVLYGYKDFMNQTLDMKQVVKLIGSSLWVAEYPDYNIRTEPMKSKSGGYLYFPSMDGIAIFQFTSTYRAGGLDGNVDLTGITWSGYKKTAPSKPVSSKPAPIKKEAPDMPVAKARPANVYGVAYVIADTKSAKGVTIKKGSDWNIYGYPDGKVDIGSDTVSASAVRIIANPLRVGAKGDAHNAKSVTLSNGKVIAPGNWHATAITADGQIDLGGKQMADAKLFTIVI, from the coding sequence ATGATAAAGATTGAGATTCATGGTGTTGATTGGTCGAAGTATAATTCAACGCACGGTGATTGGGGTACCAGCAAAGATGAGTTTGCGATTATCCAGATTGGCGGAATCAATGGCAACGGAACCTACTCACAGGCAACGTATGCACCTCAGGTAAAAGCAGTCCTTGCAATGGGACGCCGGGCTCATACCTACATCTGGTTTGAAGTCGGGAACAGTAGCGCCAAGTCAAAGACGGTGCTAGATAAGTTCTTGCCACAGGTGAAGACACCAAAGGGTAGTATCATTGCGCTTGATTGGGAGGCCGGTGCAAGTGCTGGCTACAAGTCAGGCAACACGGCAGTGGTTCTAGCAGCGCTCAAACGAATCAAGGCCGCTGGTTACACACCAGTGCTGTATGGCTACAAGGACTTTATGAATCAGACGCTCGACATGAAGCAAGTCGTTAAGCTGATTGGCAGCTCATTGTGGGTCGCTGAGTATCCTGACTACAACATCCGCACCGAACCAATGAAGAGTAAGAGCGGCGGTTACCTGTACTTTCCAAGTATGGATGGGATTGCGATTTTCCAATTCACCAGTACGTATCGCGCTGGTGGTCTGGATGGCAACGTGGATCTCACCGGGATTACGTGGAGTGGGTACAAGAAGACTGCACCAAGCAAACCTGTCTCAAGCAAACCAGCACCAATTAAGAAGGAGGCACCAGATATGCCCGTAGCAAAAGCACGCCCCGCAAATGTGTATGGGGTTGCATATGTCATTGCCGATACCAAGTCCGCAAAGGGCGTAACGATTAAGAAGGGTTCCGATTGGAACATCTACGGTTACCCTGATGGCAAGGTTGATATTGGTAGCGATACTGTATCAGCAAGCGCGGTCCGGATTATTGCCAACCCACTTCGAGTTGGTGCAAAGGGCGACGCTCACAATGCTAAGTCGGTTACTCTGTCTAACGGCAAGGTAATTGCACCAGGTAATTGGCACGCCACAGCTATTACCGCTGATGGTCAAATTGATTTAGGCGGTAAGCAGATGGCAGACGCGAAGTTGTTCACAATTGTCATTTAG
- a CDS encoding phage holin: MKINFKVRSKNPAYIVLVVLSFILPVLAYGGVELSSLTTWKAVGDAFMATLNNPYALLTILLSVTGATIDPTSSGLTDSARALDYGAPADSKDNTIATLTARIKQLEAGQDDKD, translated from the coding sequence ATGAAGATTAACTTTAAAGTTCGTAGTAAGAATCCAGCATATATTGTGCTGGTGGTGTTGTCGTTTATTTTGCCCGTGCTGGCTTACGGCGGGGTTGAGTTGTCTAGTCTCACCACTTGGAAAGCAGTTGGTGATGCGTTTATGGCAACCCTCAATAACCCATACGCCTTACTCACAATCTTGCTGTCTGTCACCGGCGCAACAATTGACCCAACGAGCAGCGGCCTTACTGACAGTGCCCGTGCCTTGGATTACGGTGCACCAGCCGACAGCAAGGATAATACGATTGCCACACTGACTGCACGCATCAAGCAATTGGAGGCCGGACAAGATGATAAAGATTGA